Part of the Psychromonas sp. psych-6C06 genome, GAGGTAGCGCGGTTTCAAGTGCAAGTTGTAATGCTTTATTGCGCTGTATTAAAGGCGAAATTTACTGATGTTAGACACGCATAATAAACAACATATTTCGGTATTAGGATTAGGTGTCGCTGAAGATGCGCTATTAAGTGAGCAGGCAATATGCGCATTAGCGCAGGCCGATTTAGTGATTGGATCAGCGCGCCAATTACAAACATTGAGTAAATTACTTGGCTCACAAAAAACCGCACTGTTACCTAAATTAGCACAATTAAAAGTCTTAATTGAAAGCGCGCAAAATGTGCTTATTTTAGGCTCTGGTGATCCGCTCTATTACGGCATTGGTACGTGGATAAGTAAACAGTTTAGTGAGGCAAACGTACAATTTTTCCCTGCAGTCTCGAGTCTGACACAGGCTTGTCATTGTTTAGGTTTCGCGCAGCAAGATATGAATGTCGTGAGCTTACACGGTCGCCCTTTAGCTAAATTAAAGGTCGCATTAAAAGCGCAGCAAACACTCTTGTTGTTAACCGATAAACACAGCCAACCGCAACACATTGCAGCTGTTTGTGTTGAAACGGGGTTTAACGATGCGCAGATTATCGTCTGTGAACGCCTTGGTTATACAGAGCAAAAAATATCGACGTTTAGTGTGCTGCAGTTAATTGAAAGTCCTCAATGCTTCGATACGTTGCACGTGACTTTTGTTGTTTGTGGAAATAATCAAGGCTATTTACCGACATTTCCAGGTATTAAAGATGAACATTTTGAGACTGGTGAATTAGGCGCTAAAGGCATGATCACTAAGCGCGAGGTACGTTTAGCAATACTGTCATTATTACAATTGCAAAAAAACGATCTTGTCTGGGATATTGGCGCAGGTTGTGGTGGTGTGGCGGTTGAACTTGCCTATTGGCAGCCGTTGGCACGCATTTATGCCATTGAACATAACGAAAAGCGTTTTGATTGCTTACAACAAAACCAACAAAAATTTGGTGTGGTGAGTAATCTAATCCCGACTTTTGGTCGTGCTCCCGCTGTTTTATCTGAATTATCTGAATTACCTCACGCGAATAAAATCTTTATCGGTGGCAGCGATGGTGAGTTACCGACGTTGCTGGACTCTCTATGGCAAGGCTTGCCCGAGGGCGGTCAAATCGTTGTTTCTGCGGTAATGGAACAAACCAAGTTTCAATGTTTTGATTTTTATAGGCAACGCGCCGAACAAGATGATTGTTGTTCTGAAACCCTACAGATCGCGATAAACAAAGGTGCAACCTTAGCGGGGCAGTTAATTTATCGTCCTGCGTTACCCGTCAATCTATTTAGTTTTATTAAAAGGAGTGTTTCATGAGTGCGTTGTTTATTGGCGTGGGCGTTGGGCCGGGCGACCCGGAGTTATTAACTCTTAAAGCCTTTCGCGCTATCCAAGCAGCTGATGTTATCTGCTATTTAGAAAATGAAGCGGGTGAGTCACAGGCCTTAAATATTGCAGTTGAAGCATTAAAAAATCCCATTAAAACGCAGCAACATCTAGGGGTGCGCTTTGCGATGTCGCGTGAGCGCATTGCCGCGAATCGTGCTTACGACAAAGCCATTACACAAATTCAAGCAGAGCTTTGCCTTGGTAAAACCGTGGTGTTTTTATGCGAAGGTGATCCATTGTTTTTTGGCTCTTTTACCTATTTATTAGAGCGCCTAGAAAACCAATATGACTCACAAGTGATTCCAGGGATTCCTGCCTTTGTCGCAGCAACCGCCACACTACAATTACCGTTAACGGTATTAAAGCAGTCCTTTGCGGTGATTACAGGGCGCCACAGTGATGAGAAAATTAAAACCGCTTTACTAGAGCATGATGCCATCGTGATTATGAAGGCTGGCATTGAACGTCCTCGTTTACTGGCATTACTTAAAGAAACAAACCGTTTTGATGATGGCCATTATTTGGAATATATCAGTCGTGATAATCAAAAAGTGATCACTGACCTAACGCAGCTAGAAAACAAAGTGGGCCCATATTTCTCATTATTTGTAATAACCCGACCTGAGAAAACAACAGGGGAGTTAATACGATGATACGCATCATCTGCTTAACAGAGCCGGGTTTACAACTTGGCAAACGATTAAACAAAGTCTTAATAAACAGCGAGATTAGTTTTAAAGCACAGCCTTTTAAAGAAACAGTGCAAGGCTATTTTGAACAGGGTGAACAACTGATCTTTATTTGTGCCACGGGCATTGTGATGCGCACCTTGGCACCTGTTATCAAAGACAAACACAGCGACCCAGCTGTGTTAGTACTTGATGAGTTAGGTAAGTTTGTGATTCCACTGTTATCTGGTCACGAAGGGGGGGCGAATGAGTTTGCTCGCCAAGTCGCTGAGTTACTTAAAAGCCAGTTGGTTATTACCACTGCAAATAACTATTTAAAACCTGTTTACGTCGTTGGCATGGGGTGCGAGCGACATTGCCCTGAGTCTGTATTACAGGGGTTATTAGATGAATGTTTATTAAAAGCAGGCTTAAACATTGCCGATATTAGCGCCATTTGTAGTATCGATATTAAAGGTGATGAATTGGGGCTTATTTCTTTAGCGAGTAACTTAGAAAAGCCTTATTTGACCTTTGATACAACACAACTCGCACAAGTTGAAGATCGTCTATCAACTAAATCCGATTACATTTTTAACACCGTCGGCGTTTATGGCGTAGCGGAATCTGCCGCGCTGTATCAAGCACAAGTAGCGACCGGGAATTGCAGTGAATTGGTCTTAAACAAAAACAAGAATAAACAGGCGACATGCGCGATAGCCAGATCATACAGCTAGAAAGCCTGAACGCTAGAAGCTGAAGGCTAGAAGCTG contains:
- a CDS encoding cobalamin biosynthesis protein; this translates as MIRIICLTEPGLQLGKRLNKVLINSEISFKAQPFKETVQGYFEQGEQLIFICATGIVMRTLAPVIKDKHSDPAVLVLDELGKFVIPLLSGHEGGANEFARQVAELLKSQLVITTANNYLKPVYVVGMGCERHCPESVLQGLLDECLLKAGLNIADISAICSIDIKGDELGLISLASNLEKPYLTFDTTQLAQVEDRLSTKSDYIFNTVGVYGVAESAALYQAQVATGNCSELVLNKNKNKQATCAIARSYS
- the cbiE gene encoding precorrin-6y C5,15-methyltransferase (decarboxylating) subunit CbiE yields the protein MLDTHNKQHISVLGLGVAEDALLSEQAICALAQADLVIGSARQLQTLSKLLGSQKTALLPKLAQLKVLIESAQNVLILGSGDPLYYGIGTWISKQFSEANVQFFPAVSSLTQACHCLGFAQQDMNVVSLHGRPLAKLKVALKAQQTLLLLTDKHSQPQHIAAVCVETGFNDAQIIVCERLGYTEQKISTFSVLQLIESPQCFDTLHVTFVVCGNNQGYLPTFPGIKDEHFETGELGAKGMITKREVRLAILSLLQLQKNDLVWDIGAGCGGVAVELAYWQPLARIYAIEHNEKRFDCLQQNQQKFGVVSNLIPTFGRAPAVLSELSELPHANKIFIGGSDGELPTLLDSLWQGLPEGGQIVVSAVMEQTKFQCFDFYRQRAEQDDCCSETLQIAINKGATLAGQLIYRPALPVNLFSFIKRSVS
- the cobI gene encoding precorrin-2 C(20)-methyltransferase, which gives rise to MSALFIGVGVGPGDPELLTLKAFRAIQAADVICYLENEAGESQALNIAVEALKNPIKTQQHLGVRFAMSRERIAANRAYDKAITQIQAELCLGKTVVFLCEGDPLFFGSFTYLLERLENQYDSQVIPGIPAFVAATATLQLPLTVLKQSFAVITGRHSDEKIKTALLEHDAIVIMKAGIERPRLLALLKETNRFDDGHYLEYISRDNQKVITDLTQLENKVGPYFSLFVITRPEKTTGELIR